A genome region from Cytophagia bacterium CHB2 includes the following:
- a CDS encoding cyclase family protein encodes MVRIKREAVFSMKLECEIAGKVYGIDLANAIDLAIPLYFEGAQPNHFDAPEATARHFESGSFVGDTRRGGSCNVEEYRLIPHCNGTHTECVGHISHERISLHRILQNALIPATLITVTPEPALACADSYLPAKQKEDWLVTREQLSNHLQARSADFLSGLIIRTSRHEPAKKSRRYAQHMPAFFSREAMALVASLGVQHLLVDLPSVDRMFDEGRLSAHHVFWNVPQGSQNVDENHPSLKTITEMIYIDDSVYDGEYLLNLQTPSFVADAAPSRPVIYPIVSL; translated from the coding sequence ATGGTTCGGATTAAACGAGAAGCAGTTTTTAGCATGAAGCTTGAATGTGAAATTGCAGGGAAGGTTTATGGGATAGATCTTGCCAACGCGATTGATCTCGCGATTCCATTGTATTTTGAAGGCGCCCAGCCCAATCATTTTGATGCCCCGGAGGCAACGGCGCGGCACTTCGAGAGCGGCTCGTTTGTCGGCGATACCAGGCGGGGAGGAAGCTGTAACGTCGAAGAGTATCGATTGATTCCACATTGCAATGGAACTCACACCGAATGCGTCGGGCATATTTCACATGAGAGGATTTCGCTTCACCGCATCTTGCAGAATGCTCTCATTCCGGCGACTCTTATTACGGTCACGCCGGAGCCGGCTCTTGCTTGCGCCGATTCATACCTCCCGGCGAAGCAAAAGGAAGATTGGCTGGTCACTCGTGAGCAGCTATCCAATCATTTGCAAGCTCGTTCGGCTGATTTTTTAAGCGGCTTGATCATACGTACATCGCGCCATGAGCCCGCCAAAAAATCACGACGCTATGCGCAACATATGCCGGCTTTTTTTTCGAGGGAGGCGATGGCATTGGTTGCCAGCCTCGGCGTGCAACATTTGCTTGTCGATTTGCCTTCGGTGGATCGCATGTTTGACGAAGGCCGGCTGAGCGCCCATCATGTGTTTTGGAATGTACCGCAAGGCAGCCAAAATGTTGACGAGAATCATCCTTCTTTGAAAACCATTACGGAGATGATTTACATCGATGACAGTGTGTATGATGGAGAGTATCTGCTGAATCTTCAGACGCCAAGTTTTGTTGCTGACGCCGCGCCGAGCCGGCCGGTCATTTACCCGATTGTTTCGCTGTAA